In Paracoccus jeotgali, the following are encoded in one genomic region:
- a CDS encoding SDR family oxidoreductase yields the protein MHLLILGHGYSASFLSPRLLAKGWTVAGTTRNATAGFGDDRIEQIIWPRDSDAVRHHISRADAILTSVAPGSTGDPVLREFAQDLSQAAPKWVGYLSSTNVYGDHGGAWVDETTKPSPSSARARARVEAEAAWADLSRRAGWPLNIFRLAGIYGPGRGPFAKLRAGTARCIVKPGQIFSRIHAEDIAGAVETAITRAIAEQAVGVEIFNLCDDQPAPPQETIRRAAEMLGLPTPPEEPFEQAEMSAMARSFYADSKRVRNDRMKTQLGYHLRYPDLDSGLTAILEAEKGTEGTE from the coding sequence ATGCATCTTCTGATACTGGGACATGGCTACTCCGCGTCCTTCCTGTCCCCGCGCCTGCTGGCGAAAGGCTGGACCGTCGCCGGCACCACCCGAAACGCAACCGCAGGCTTCGGCGATGACCGCATCGAACAGATCATCTGGCCCCGCGACAGCGACGCCGTCCGCCACCACATATCCCGCGCCGACGCGATCCTGACCTCGGTTGCACCTGGCTCCACCGGCGACCCGGTGCTGCGCGAGTTTGCACAGGATCTGTCGCAGGCCGCGCCGAAATGGGTGGGCTACCTGTCCTCGACCAATGTCTATGGCGATCACGGCGGCGCGTGGGTGGACGAAACGACAAAGCCGTCCCCGTCGAGCGCCCGCGCCCGCGCCCGAGTCGAGGCCGAAGCCGCTTGGGCCGATCTGTCCCGCCGCGCCGGCTGGCCGCTGAACATCTTTCGACTTGCCGGAATCTACGGCCCCGGACGGGGCCCCTTCGCGAAACTCCGCGCCGGAACCGCCCGCTGCATCGTCAAACCAGGCCAGATCTTCTCGCGCATCCATGCCGAAGACATCGCCGGCGCGGTCGAGACAGCCATCACGCGCGCGATTGCAGAACAGGCCGTCGGCGTCGAGATCTTCAACCTCTGCGATGACCAACCCGCCCCCCCGCAAGAAACGATCCGCCGCGCCGCCGAGATGCTGGGCCTGCCGACCCCGCCAGAAGAGCCATTTGAACAGGCCGAGATGTCGGCCATGGCGCGCAGCTTTTACGCGGATTCCAAGCGCGTGCGGAATGATCGGATGAAGACGCAGCTGGGCTATCACCTTCGCTACCCCGATCTCGACAGCGGGCTGACCGCGATTCTTGAAGCCGAGAAGGGCACAGAAGGGACTGAGTGA
- a CDS encoding rod-binding protein — MVQVSQKIEFNSIQTQPAPRLEQAFLEEMLKYIAPDSSGGEFSGGSAEGQFRSFLHQEYAAALSQRLDLGLRVQA; from the coding sequence ATGGTGCAAGTTTCGCAAAAGATAGAATTCAATTCAATTCAGACACAGCCGGCGCCACGGCTTGAGCAGGCGTTTCTTGAAGAAATGCTGAAATACATCGCCCCCGACTCGAGCGGCGGCGAATTCTCTGGCGGCAGCGCCGAGGGACAATTCCGCTCATTCCTGCACCAGGAATACGCGGCGGCCCTGTCCCAGCGGCTGGATCTGGGCCTGAGGGTCCAGGCATGA
- a CDS encoding DMT family transporter, with the protein MDVKAILMGLAFAVMWASAFTTTRMIVVAAPPLTALVIRFAISAVLGIMLARAMGQSWRLSRAEWRVLILFGIMQNALYLGLNWIAMQWVEAAAASIIASMMPLLVAFFGWLWLGERLRMPAVIGLAMGVAGVVLIMGVRLQHGLSLFGALLCLIAVVALTVATLVVRGSGGSRNMMMIVALQMAVGAVVLALPAALLEWGRPIDWSCQLIVAFLYTILAPGLAATFIWFQLVNRIGAVRAATFHFLSPIFGVAIAALLLGERFGASDVIGAIIIAVGILLVQTAKLPPATATSR; encoded by the coding sequence ATGGACGTCAAGGCCATTCTCATGGGTCTCGCCTTTGCGGTGATGTGGGCGTCGGCCTTTACCACCACGCGGATGATCGTGGTGGCCGCACCGCCGCTGACCGCGCTGGTCATCCGCTTTGCCATTTCCGCCGTTCTGGGGATCATGCTGGCCCGCGCCATGGGCCAAAGCTGGCGGCTCAGCCGAGCCGAGTGGCGGGTTCTGATCCTGTTCGGGATCATGCAGAATGCGCTGTATCTGGGCCTCAACTGGATCGCCATGCAATGGGTCGAGGCGGCGGCGGCGTCGATCATCGCCTCGATGATGCCGCTGCTGGTGGCGTTCTTCGGCTGGCTGTGGCTGGGCGAAAGGCTGCGGATGCCGGCGGTGATCGGGCTGGCGATGGGCGTCGCCGGCGTCGTGCTGATCATGGGCGTCCGGCTGCAGCATGGGCTGAGCCTGTTCGGCGCGCTGCTGTGCCTGATCGCGGTCGTCGCGCTGACCGTGGCGACGCTGGTGGTGCGCGGCTCGGGCGGCAGCCGCAACATGATGATGATCGTGGCGCTGCAAATGGCTGTCGGGGCCGTGGTTCTGGCGCTGCCCGCGGCGCTGCTGGAATGGGGCCGCCCCATCGACTGGAGCTGCCAGCTTATCGTCGCGTTCCTCTACACCATCCTCGCCCCCGGTCTGGCGGCGACCTTCATCTGGTTCCAGCTCGTCAACCGCATCGGCGCGGTGCGGGCCGCGACCTTCCACTTTCTGTCGCCGATCTTCGGCGTGGCCATCGCCGCCCTGCTGCTGGGCGAGCGTTTCGGCGCCAGCGACGTGATCGGCGCGATCATCATTGCGGTGGGCATCCTGCTGGTCCAGACCGCGAAACTGCCGCCCGCCACCGCGACGTCGCGCTGA
- a CDS encoding IS110 family RNA-guided transposase, producing the protein MVKKATRLVRFVEAVEDQPVVVGLDVHKKTYSVALFSSQDGQVESYTCPAGEAALAAQLSGLGCKIEHVVYETGPTGFALARTLVAAGFKVSVVAASRIPRGYAAAAKNDRLDAVKLATYFARGLLRSVAIPTVEQEGYRALVRRRKRVAESRGKIKQKIKGFLLASGIGEPQSIQKWSLAASADLSALDMPPEHRMSLASMVREYLFLLSEDKMLRAEIRTATKRMHAERFAHLTSVVGVGETAASNFLAELFSPERFNRPEEVTSYLGLAPVVSQSGGSQARARIRPVGQKRLRGILIEAAWQWTWRDPEAKELYNRHFAKHGIGQKAIVAVARKLAIKLWRMAVEIPPASMEGAARGAWSG; encoded by the coding sequence ATGGTCAAGAAAGCAACGCGCCTCGTCCGCTTCGTGGAAGCCGTCGAAGACCAACCTGTCGTCGTCGGTCTCGACGTTCACAAAAAGACCTATTCCGTCGCACTGTTCTCGTCGCAGGACGGTCAAGTCGAGAGCTATACCTGTCCGGCCGGAGAGGCGGCGCTCGCCGCGCAGCTTTCGGGCTTGGGCTGCAAGATCGAGCATGTCGTTTATGAGACAGGGCCAACCGGCTTCGCCTTGGCGCGAACACTGGTGGCCGCCGGATTCAAGGTGTCCGTAGTCGCCGCGTCGCGCATCCCGCGCGGATACGCTGCGGCGGCGAAGAACGACAGGCTGGATGCGGTAAAGTTGGCAACTTACTTCGCGCGAGGATTGCTGCGCTCCGTCGCCATTCCAACCGTCGAACAGGAAGGCTACCGGGCGCTCGTGCGGCGACGGAAGCGTGTTGCGGAGAGCCGGGGCAAGATCAAGCAGAAGATCAAGGGCTTCCTGCTCGCGTCCGGCATCGGTGAACCGCAGAGCATCCAGAAGTGGTCTCTGGCCGCTTCGGCAGACCTGTCGGCATTGGATATGCCGCCGGAACATCGAATGTCGCTGGCTTCTATGGTGCGCGAGTATCTGTTCCTACTCTCCGAAGACAAGATGCTGCGCGCCGAGATCAGGACGGCAACGAAGCGGATGCACGCAGAGCGGTTCGCGCATCTGACATCTGTCGTCGGGGTGGGCGAGACCGCGGCATCGAACTTCTTGGCCGAGCTGTTCTCTCCCGAACGGTTCAACCGCCCCGAGGAAGTGACCTCCTATCTCGGTCTCGCACCTGTGGTCAGCCAGAGTGGTGGCAGTCAGGCCCGCGCCAGGATCAGACCCGTGGGTCAGAAACGGCTACGCGGCATTCTCATCGAAGCCGCATGGCAATGGACGTGGCGAGACCCCGAAGCCAAGGAACTCTACAATCGACATTTTGCGAAGCATGGGATCGGGCAGAAGGCCATCGTGGCCGTAGCCCGCAAGCTCGCGATCAAGCTTTGGCGCATGGCGGTAGAAATACCGCCCGCGTCAATGGAGGGTGCCGCGCGCGGGGCCTGGTCGGGATAA
- a CDS encoding AMP nucleosidase, which translates to MNHKQLRLETPPLVEREYFTDPQHAVDRLRGLYDQAANFLTQHFLRALGGEAPQARYRAFYPEVRLTTTSHVKADSRLAFGHVTLPGTYAATITRPDLFANYLREQFALLMRNHGVSIGVGVSDTPMPVHFAVATRTDLNVPQEGVLDFSLRDVFDVPDLNTVNDDIVNGVAVPAPDGTQQLAPFTAQRVDYSLARLSHYTATAAEHFQNFVLFTNYQFYVDEFEAFARAALANPSLGYTSFVAPGNQIIDSPDGEILPLPKMPQMPSYHLKREGSQGITLVNIGVGPSNAKTATDHIAVLRPHAWLMVGHCAGLRNSQSLGDFVLAHAYLREDNVLNDDLPVWVPVPPLAEVQVALEEAVAEITQLQGYELKRIMRTGTVATIDNRNWELRDQSGPIHRLSLSRAIALDMESATIAANGFRFRVPYGTLLCVSDKPLHGELKLPGMATDFYRTQVSNHLLIGVRAMEKLRDMPLSRIHSRKLRSFHETAFM; encoded by the coding sequence ATGAACCACAAGCAGCTAAGGCTGGAAACGCCGCCTCTGGTCGAGCGGGAATATTTCACCGATCCCCAACACGCCGTCGACCGGCTGCGCGGGCTTTACGATCAGGCCGCGAATTTTCTGACCCAGCATTTCCTGCGTGCTTTGGGCGGCGAGGCGCCGCAGGCCCGCTATCGCGCCTTCTACCCCGAGGTGCGGCTCACCACGACTAGTCACGTCAAGGCCGATTCGCGCCTCGCCTTCGGCCATGTCACCCTGCCCGGCACCTATGCCGCCACGATCACCCGGCCCGATCTGTTCGCCAATTACCTGCGCGAGCAGTTCGCGCTGCTGATGCGCAATCACGGCGTCTCGATCGGGGTCGGGGTCAGCGACACGCCGATGCCGGTTCATTTCGCCGTCGCCACCCGCACCGATCTGAACGTCCCGCAAGAGGGTGTGCTGGATTTCAGCCTGCGCGATGTCTTCGACGTGCCGGATCTGAACACCGTGAACGACGACATCGTCAACGGCGTCGCGGTGCCGGCGCCGGATGGCACCCAGCAGCTTGCGCCCTTCACCGCGCAGCGGGTGGATTATTCGCTGGCCCGGCTGTCGCATTACACCGCCACCGCGGCCGAGCACTTCCAGAACTTTGTGCTGTTCACCAACTATCAGTTCTATGTCGACGAGTTCGAGGCCTTTGCCCGCGCCGCGCTGGCCAATCCGTCGCTCGGCTATACGTCCTTTGTCGCGCCCGGCAACCAGATCATCGACAGCCCCGATGGCGAGATCCTGCCGCTGCCCAAGATGCCGCAGATGCCTAGCTATCACCTGAAACGCGAAGGTTCGCAGGGGATCACGCTGGTCAATATCGGCGTCGGCCCGTCGAACGCCAAGACCGCCACCGATCACATCGCAGTGCTGCGGCCCCATGCCTGGCTGATGGTCGGGCATTGCGCGGGGCTGCGCAACAGCCAGAGCCTGGGCGATTTCGTCCTCGCCCACGCCTATCTGCGCGAAGACAATGTGCTGAACGACGACCTGCCGGTCTGGGTGCCAGTCCCGCCCTTGGCCGAGGTGCAGGTCGCGCTCGAAGAGGCGGTGGCCGAGATCACGCAGCTACAAGGCTACGAGCTCAAGCGGATCATGCGGACCGGCACCGTCGCCACCATCGACAACCGCAACTGGGAGCTGCGCGACCAGAGCGGGCCGATCCACCGCCTGTCGCTGTCGCGCGCCATCGCGCTCGACATGGAAAGCGCCACCATCGCCGCCAACGGCTTCCGCTTTCGCGTCCCTTACGGCACGCTGCTCTGCGTCAGCGACAAGCCGCTGCATGGCGAATTGAAGCTGCCGGGCATGGCAACCGATTTTTACCGCACCCAGGTCTCGAACCATTTGTTGATCGGCGTGCGCGCGATGGAGAAGCTGCGCGACATGCCGCTGTCCCGCATCCATTCGCGGAAATTGCGCTCTTTCCACGAAACCGCGTTCATGTGA
- a CDS encoding HU family DNA-binding protein — translation MAQAVKPMTKTQLVAALAEEMDSDKKSAAAALDAIAAVVTREVANGGAVTLPGIGKVACRARPERQVRNPQTQEMMTKPADKQVKVTVAKALKDSVNA, via the coding sequence ATGGCCCAAGCCGTCAAGCCGATGACCAAGACCCAGCTCGTCGCCGCACTGGCCGAGGAAATGGACAGCGACAAGAAATCTGCGGCAGCCGCGCTTGACGCGATTGCGGCGGTCGTGACTCGCGAAGTGGCGAATGGCGGTGCCGTGACCCTGCCGGGCATCGGCAAGGTTGCCTGCCGCGCCCGCCCCGAGCGTCAGGTCCGCAACCCGCAGACCCAAGAGATGATGACCAAGCCCGCCGACAAGCAGGTCAAGGTCACCGTCGCCAAGGCGCTGAAGGACAGCGTCAACGCCTGA
- a CDS encoding GNAT family N-acetyltransferase: MENVRVVKLEAKDLAVFKAIRLESLKMAPTAFANTFADWSSLPDEEWLDRMKIPVFAMLKGEEPVGIMGLMRQRGEKRSHRATIMMVYLRESERGSGLANDLLQAVMGFAKEGGVRQLELNVNHTNARAIRFL, from the coding sequence ATGGAGAATGTGCGGGTAGTGAAACTGGAAGCTAAAGATCTAGCAGTCTTCAAAGCGATCCGATTGGAGTCCTTGAAGATGGCGCCGACAGCATTTGCCAACACCTTCGCAGACTGGTCGTCCCTGCCAGACGAAGAGTGGCTTGATCGAATGAAGATCCCTGTCTTTGCGATGCTGAAGGGTGAGGAACCTGTTGGAATCATGGGCCTGATGCGCCAGCGCGGGGAAAAACGGTCTCACCGCGCAACAATCATGATGGTCTACTTGCGCGAAAGCGAGCGTGGATCCGGCTTGGCGAATGACCTCCTCCAAGCCGTAATGGGCTTTGCGAAGGAAGGCGGCGTGCGCCAACTCGAACTGAACGTCAACCACACCAATGCCAGGGCCATTCGCTTTTTATGA
- a CDS encoding flagellar hook-length control protein FliK gives MDMRITSADRAMAAWKTAAPVDGLGSGAFLAVLAGVAAVPCGDAEAAAPATGEGLGEVGEAEEAVELAPPAEPDGAGGVEGEVEPLLAWAPMSPGVQPGRREAGAAGLSGGGAGLLAADGSVGRERAASLSDADGRRTEDASRIALSNDRIVLTERRNEIDERVGQEALDAAPSPARAQDIEHAMAFDEDSTLPVQWEAEKAPLAQTATAPVDRNLEGARDAESPQKPDLETEFATQAPARAKPQTIEAVRGSVPPPASPLGLPAQPPMEATLVAERQLETLASGHDGHEIETPLLWHTRLVGASQSEKIQDTQSDNLIEGLPTAQTSPQKMSRFVASRPHVLDSSFFSALKQAAPFQSGHDTTLLEKSVALGEAGRMSHLIATFTPSPGTAAANTAAPVHQQIASAIVAATPDSPETELLLAPEELGKLRFVFGQDDGALTILITAERPETLQLIRRNADALIQELNQLGLTDATVDFGDRGSRDRDHPAAKGSPSDTDPLAVQQVPAQPADKPPMPLRFGRLELRL, from the coding sequence ATGGATATGAGAATCACATCTGCGGATCGGGCGATGGCTGCCTGGAAAACGGCGGCGCCGGTCGATGGGCTGGGGTCGGGCGCGTTTCTCGCGGTGTTGGCGGGGGTCGCGGCCGTGCCATGTGGTGATGCCGAGGCGGCTGCGCCTGCTACTGGCGAGGGACTTGGGGAAGTGGGTGAGGCGGAGGAAGCCGTGGAGCTAGCGCCGCCTGCGGAGCCGGACGGCGCTGGTGGTGTTGAGGGCGAGGTCGAGCCGCTGCTGGCATGGGCGCCGATGTCGCCGGGGGTCCAGCCGGGAAGGCGGGAGGCGGGCGCTGCTGGCTTGTCTGGCGGCGGCGCTGGACTGCTCGCGGCAGACGGCAGTGTCGGTCGCGAGAGGGCAGCCTCTTTGAGCGACGCCGATGGGAGGCGGACAGAGGATGCCAGCCGGATCGCACTATCGAACGACAGGATCGTCCTCACAGAACGGCGGAACGAGATTGACGAGAGGGTCGGCCAAGAGGCGCTCGATGCCGCGCCTTCTCCGGCGCGGGCACAGGATATCGAGCATGCCATGGCCTTTGACGAGGACTCTACCTTGCCTGTTCAATGGGAAGCGGAGAAGGCACCTCTCGCCCAGACAGCAACGGCCCCTGTAGACCGGAACCTCGAAGGTGCGCGGGATGCTGAGAGCCCGCAGAAACCGGACCTTGAGACTGAATTCGCCACACAGGCCCCAGCGAGAGCCAAGCCGCAAACCATAGAAGCTGTGCGGGGGAGCGTCCCGCCTCCTGCATCTCCGCTAGGGTTGCCCGCCCAGCCCCCTATGGAGGCCACGCTTGTGGCGGAGAGGCAGCTGGAAACTCTGGCAAGCGGACACGATGGACACGAGATCGAGACCCCGCTCCTGTGGCACACTCGGCTAGTGGGGGCATCGCAGAGCGAGAAGATACAGGATACGCAGTCAGATAATCTGATAGAGGGACTCCCGACCGCGCAAACCTCCCCTCAGAAGATGAGCCGATTCGTCGCCTCGCGGCCCCATGTCTTGGACAGCTCCTTTTTTAGCGCCTTGAAACAGGCGGCCCCTTTCCAAAGCGGACACGACACGACCTTGCTGGAAAAGAGTGTCGCCCTCGGGGAGGCCGGGAGGATGTCGCATCTGATAGCGACTTTCACGCCGTCACCCGGCACCGCAGCTGCCAACACAGCAGCGCCCGTTCACCAGCAGATCGCCAGCGCCATAGTGGCCGCGACCCCCGATTCGCCAGAGACGGAGCTGTTGCTGGCACCGGAGGAACTTGGCAAGCTGCGTTTCGTCTTCGGCCAGGACGATGGCGCATTAACCATTCTCATCACGGCCGAGCGGCCCGAAACGCTCCAGTTGATTCGCCGCAATGCCGATGCGCTGATCCAGGAGCTCAACCAGCTCGGCCTGACCGACGCGACCGTCGACTTTGGCGACAGAGGTTCGAGAGATCGCGACCATCCCGCTGCCAAGGGCAGCCCGAGCGACACCGATCCGCTGGCGGTGCAACAAGTGCCGGCGCAGCCGGCCGACAAGCCGCCCATGCCGCTCCGCTTCGGGCGGCTCGAACTTCGCCTTTGA
- a CDS encoding flagellar hook capping FlgD N-terminal domain-containing protein has translation MTTGISATTGASYTAPGSTKAAAGFAGGDFETFLKMLTAQIRNQDPMNPMEGSDFAVQLATFSGVEQQVKTNDLLSQIAGQTGAESLVAYSDWIGRQVRSSGQAHFGDKPLVMDIRHDPMADRVVLVTLDRFGREVSAEDIGAGQGLIEWFGRDTAGAKLPEGLYSFAIESYRGDKLLGRTDAATYATVTEVQRSGGKLSFTLEGGATATLDQIDAVAAGGSE, from the coding sequence ATGACGACAGGAATCTCCGCGACGACCGGCGCCTCTTATACCGCCCCCGGCAGCACCAAAGCCGCGGCGGGTTTTGCGGGGGGCGATTTCGAGACGTTCCTGAAGATGCTGACCGCCCAGATCCGAAATCAGGACCCGATGAACCCGATGGAGGGGTCGGATTTCGCGGTTCAGCTTGCGACCTTCTCGGGCGTCGAGCAGCAGGTGAAGACGAACGACCTGTTGTCGCAGATCGCGGGACAGACGGGGGCCGAGTCGCTGGTCGCCTATTCCGACTGGATCGGTCGGCAGGTGCGCAGCAGCGGACAGGCGCATTTTGGCGACAAACCGCTGGTCATGGATATTCGCCACGATCCGATGGCCGACCGCGTCGTTCTGGTCACCTTGGACCGATTCGGACGCGAGGTGTCGGCCGAGGATATCGGGGCGGGTCAGGGGCTGATCGAATGGTTCGGGCGCGACACGGCCGGCGCCAAGCTGCCAGAGGGGCTGTATAGCTTCGCCATCGAAAGCTATCGCGGCGACAAGCTGCTGGGACGCACCGATGCCGCGACCTATGCCACCGTGACCGAGGTGCAGCGCAGCGGCGGCAAGCTGAGCTTTACGCTGGAAGGCGGCGCGACCGCGACGCTGGACCAGATCGACGCAGTTGCAGCGGGTGGGTCGGAGTAG
- a CDS encoding flagellin, with amino-acid sequence MSSILTNNGAMVALQTLKGINANLAKTQDQISTGKDVNTAKDNAAIWAIAKTMETDVSSFKAIDQTLSIGQSTVGVARAATESVADLLGKVKTKIIAAQEAGTSAEDRAKIQTDIDAMKAEIGSIVGTAQFNGKNLLNGTTASPMEVTSSLDRAADGTVTAGKISVATADLRSAQLRSDAVTATDGGGAVNLGAALAFQGGAGAIALTSASANQNDLSAILAGDRIEMTVNGKSFGCVVEVGDTAAALVGKLNTEKSNAGVGGTLTEAGGQFSFDAGTGGGDFDVRMNVNRGGLGNLVSIDVTEPGGAALALRDIEGLMKVAVDAAASFGSSQGRIETQRDFIGKLTDAMKTGIGALVDADMEEASARLQALQVQQQLATQSLSIANQAPQALLSLFR; translated from the coding sequence ATGTCCAGCATTCTGACCAATAATGGCGCAATGGTTGCGCTGCAGACGCTCAAGGGGATCAACGCGAACCTGGCAAAGACCCAGGATCAGATCTCGACCGGCAAGGACGTCAACACGGCCAAGGACAATGCCGCGATCTGGGCCATCGCCAAGACGATGGAGACGGATGTCAGCTCGTTCAAGGCCATCGACCAGACGCTGTCGATCGGCCAGTCGACGGTGGGCGTTGCCCGCGCCGCGACCGAATCCGTCGCGGATCTGCTCGGCAAGGTGAAGACCAAGATCATCGCCGCGCAAGAGGCGGGGACCTCGGCCGAGGACCGTGCGAAGATCCAGACCGACATCGACGCCATGAAGGCTGAAATCGGCTCGATCGTCGGAACCGCTCAGTTCAACGGCAAGAACCTGTTGAACGGCACCACCGCCAGCCCGATGGAGGTGACGTCGTCGCTGGACCGGGCCGCAGATGGCACCGTCACGGCCGGAAAGATCTCGGTCGCGACGGCAGATTTGCGGTCTGCGCAACTCCGGAGCGACGCCGTCACAGCGACTGACGGTGGCGGCGCGGTCAACCTTGGCGCGGCGCTGGCCTTCCAAGGTGGGGCCGGAGCGATTGCGTTGACGAGCGCCAGCGCAAATCAGAATGACCTGTCAGCGATTCTGGCCGGTGACCGGATCGAGATGACCGTCAACGGGAAGTCGTTCGGCTGCGTTGTCGAAGTCGGCGATACTGCGGCGGCTCTGGTCGGCAAGCTCAACACCGAGAAGAGCAACGCGGGAGTGGGAGGCACGTTGACAGAAGCCGGCGGTCAGTTCTCTTTCGACGCAGGCACTGGCGGCGGCGACTTCGACGTCAGAATGAATGTCAATCGGGGTGGTCTCGGCAATCTCGTAAGCATCGACGTCACCGAACCGGGCGGTGCGGCCCTTGCCCTGCGAGATATCGAAGGGCTTATGAAGGTCGCGGTGGATGCGGCGGCTTCGTTCGGTTCGTCCCAGGGGCGGATCGAGACACAGCGCGACTTCATCGGCAAGCTGACCGACGCCATGAAGACCGGGATCGGCGCGCTTGTCGACGCGGACATGGAAGAGGCCTCGGCGCGGCTGCAGGCGCTTCAGGTTCAGCAGCAGTTGGCGACCCAGTCGCTGTCGATTGCGAACCAGGCGCCGCAGGCCCTGCTGTCCCTGTTCCGCTAA
- a CDS encoding outer membrane protein yields MMSSGFISRLAGAAAFLAAPAAFAGGFVAPTVEVVDPIVPVIAQDWTGAYVGASIGYAFAGDDRVGYAENNDVFATPGKLELSGANAGLRVGYRKQFTGQTREWVMGAELGYEGGSIEDSFSTAEYEAGNEINSVLALRVKTGVLNAPQDTLFYGILGVARADYDYRASSTDGVIDLVGDGEKSTGYIVGFGVERKMTDKLSLTGEWEYANFGKTNLGDGVYSTEMTPDYHNIKLGLNYRF; encoded by the coding sequence ATGATGAGTTCTGGTTTCATTTCCCGGTTGGCCGGCGCTGCCGCGTTTCTGGCCGCGCCCGCCGCCTTTGCCGGCGGTTTTGTCGCACCCACTGTCGAGGTCGTCGATCCCATCGTGCCGGTGATCGCGCAGGACTGGACCGGCGCCTATGTCGGGGCCAGCATCGGCTATGCCTTCGCCGGCGATGACCGCGTCGGCTATGCCGAAAACAACGACGTTTTCGCCACGCCGGGCAAGCTGGAGCTTTCGGGCGCCAATGCCGGGCTGCGGGTTGGTTATCGCAAGCAGTTCACCGGTCAGACACGCGAATGGGTGATGGGCGCGGAACTGGGGTATGAGGGCGGCTCGATCGAGGACAGCTTCTCGACCGCGGAATACGAGGCCGGAAACGAGATCAATTCGGTGCTCGCGCTGCGCGTCAAGACCGGCGTGCTGAACGCCCCGCAGGACACGCTGTTCTACGGCATCCTGGGCGTCGCCCGCGCGGATTACGACTATCGCGCCAGCAGCACCGATGGCGTCATCGATCTGGTCGGTGATGGCGAGAAATCGACCGGCTACATCGTCGGCTTCGGGGTTGAGCGCAAGATGACCGACAAGCTCTCGCTGACGGGCGAGTGGGAATACGCCAATTTCGGCAAGACCAATCTGGGCGACGGGGTCTATTCGACCGAGATGACGCCCGACTACCACAACATCAAGCTGGGTCTGAACTACCGCTTCTGA
- a CDS encoding LLM class flavin-dependent oxidoreductase — MRYSILDLAPVPEGSTTAEAIASSVALAQMADGLGYHRYWLAEHHNMPGIASAATSVLIGHIAGDTRRIRVGAGGIMLPNHSPLSIAEQFGTLATIHGDRIDLGLGRAPGGDGAVFRALRKSPEMAENFPQDVVELMSYLGDAAPDQAVQAHPGQGTHVPVWMLGSSLFGAQLAAYLGLPYAFASHFAPAALDDAAQVYRERFQPAGRAEAEEGPRFMLAINVIAAETDERARYLQSSQQLAFARLRSGRPGRLPAPTEDLAEITPALQRGVEQALKISAVGSPATVRAQLSALVAQYRPDEVILTGQIHDPQARQESFRLAADVMEGLG, encoded by the coding sequence ATGCGTTATTCTATTCTGGATCTTGCCCCTGTCCCCGAGGGCAGCACCACTGCCGAGGCCATCGCCAGCAGCGTGGCGCTGGCCCAGATGGCCGACGGGCTGGGGTATCACCGCTATTGGCTGGCGGAACATCACAACATGCCGGGGATCGCCTCGGCCGCGACCTCGGTCCTGATCGGGCATATCGCCGGGGATACCCGCCGCATCCGCGTCGGCGCCGGCGGCATCATGCTGCCCAACCACTCGCCCCTGTCGATCGCCGAGCAGTTCGGGACGCTTGCGACCATTCACGGCGACCGCATCGATCTGGGTCTGGGCCGCGCGCCGGGCGGCGATGGCGCGGTCTTTCGCGCGCTGCGGAAATCGCCCGAAATGGCCGAGAACTTCCCGCAGGATGTGGTCGAGTTGATGAGCTATCTTGGCGACGCCGCGCCCGATCAGGCGGTGCAGGCGCATCCGGGGCAGGGGACGCATGTGCCGGTCTGGATGCTGGGATCGTCGCTGTTCGGCGCGCAATTGGCCGCCTATCTGGGCCTGCCCTACGCCTTCGCCTCGCATTTCGCCCCGGCCGCGCTGGATGACGCCGCGCAGGTCTATCGCGAGCGCTTCCAGCCCGCCGGCCGCGCCGAGGCGGAGGAGGGGCCTCGCTTCATGCTGGCGATCAACGTCATCGCCGCCGAGACGGACGAGCGGGCGCGCTATCTGCAATCGAGCCAGCAGTTGGCTTTTGCGCGGCTCCGCTCTGGCCGCCCCGGCAGGTTGCCCGCGCCGACGGAAGATCTGGCCGAGATCACGCCCGCGCTGCAGAGGGGCGTCGAGCAGGCGCTGAAGATCAGCGCAGTCGGCAGCCCCGCCACCGTGCGCGCGCAACTCTCGGCGCTTGTCGCGCAATACCGGCCCGATGAGGTTATCCTGACCGGTCAGATCCACGACCCGCAAGCCCGGCAGGAGTCGTTCCGGCTGGCCGCGGACGTGATGGAGGGGCTGGGCTGA